Proteins found in one Pocillopora verrucosa isolate sample1 chromosome 12, ASM3666991v2, whole genome shotgun sequence genomic segment:
- the LOC131773205 gene encoding angiopoietin-related protein 7-like: MRGIKQGTGSALLLLALFLNSQFIPSISAAPIDCQKNTAFCLEEIMKELTQLQFEVKIFTENRTLVRSRNCAELYKSGRRISGVYTIDPDGSGAFNVYCDQTTANGGWTVIQKRMDGSVDFNRTWNEYKHGFGNLVGEFWLGLDKINRLTRNKTKNKLRVDLGVTTGKTVHPEYDWFGIGNETAKYRLYIGNITNATVSSDSLGPHRNLVFGTWDREPVDCAQRSGRGWWYGDGIKCAVFSNLNGIYPRCGSKTSADIHWAELVRTSAEGSAPSSTEMKIRPVDF, from the exons ATGAGAGGTATTAAACAAGGAACGG GTTCAGCTCTGCTGCTTTTGGCACTTTTTCTGAATTCTCAGTTTATACCATCAATAAGTGCAGCCCCAATTGATTGCCAGAAGAACACTGCTTTCTGCCTAGAAGAAATCATGAAGGAACTGACCCAACTTCAATTTGAGGTTAAAATTTTCACAGAGAACAGAACATTGGTGAGAT CTAGGAACTGtgctgagctgtacaaatccGGACGAAGGATCAGTGGTGTTTACACTATCGACCCAGATGGTTCAGGCGCTTTTAATGTATATTGTGACCAAACTACAGCCAACGGGGGATGGACGGTGATCCAGAAGAGAATGGATGGCTCCGTTGATTTTAACCGCACCTGGAACGAATACAAacatggcttcggtaacttAGTCGGTGAATTTTGGCTGGGATTGGACAAGATAAACCGCCTGACtcgaaacaagacaaagaacaaGCTTCGGGTAGATCTGGGGGTAACTACTGGCAAAACTGTTCACCCTGAGTATGACTGGTTTGGGATTGGGAACGAGACAGCTAAGTACCGGCTATACATTGGCAATATTACAA ATGCCACTGTTTCCTCTGATTCTCTCGGTCCCCACAGGAATCTCGTTTTTGGTACCTGGGATAGAGAACCTGTTGATTGTGCTCAAAGAAGTGGCAGAGGCTGGTGGTATGGCGACGGTATTAAATGTGCTGTTTtttcaaatctcaatggtattTATCCGCGTTGTGGAAGTAAAACCTCTGCAGATATTCATTGGGCAGAGTTAGTTCGAACCAGCGCCGAAGGCAGCGCTCcttcatcaactgaaatgaaaattagaccagtagacttttaa